In Streptomyces venezuelae, the sequence TCCTGGCCCGTGACGAGGCCTGCCGCCTCGTCATGAAGAAGGCCCTCGACGAGGGACGCGAGCTCACCAAGGCCGAGCTGCTGCCGAAGCTGCGCATCTTCACCTCCGAGGCCAGCCACTTCAGCGTCCAGAAGTCGGCCGCCATGCTCGGACTCGGCTACGAGGCCGTCATCTCCGTCCCGGTCGACCGCAACCGCCGGATGGACACCGCGGTGCTCGCCCTGGAGCTGGAGGAGTGCGCCTCCGAGGGCCTCTTCCCGATGGCCGTCGTCGCCACCGCCGGCACCACCGACTTCGGGTCCATCGACCCGCTCCCCGAGATCGCCCGCCTGGCCGACGAGCACTCCGCGTGGATGCACGTGGACGCCGCCTACGGCTGCGGACTGCTGGCCTCCCCGACCCGCCGCCACCTCCTCGACGGCATCGAGCGCGCCGACTCCGTCACGGTCGACTACCACAAGTCGTTCTTCCAGCCGGTCAGCTCCAGCGCCATGCTGGTGCGCGACCGCGACACCCTCAAGCACGCCACGTACCACGCGGACTACCTCAACCCGCGCCGCATGGCCGAGGAGCGCATCCCCAACCAGGTCGACAAGTCCATCCAGACCACGCGCCGGTTCGACGCGCTCAAGCTCTGGGTGACCCTGCGCGTCATGGGCGCCGACGGCATCGGCTCGCTCTTCGACGAGGTCATCGACCTGGCCGCGGCCGGCTGGGACGTCATCGACGCCGACCCGCGCTTCGAGGTCGTCGTCAAGCCGCAGATCTCCACGCTCGTCTTCCGCTACGTCCCCGAGGGCGGCGACATCCGCGCCGACCTCGTCGACGAGGCCAACCTGCACGCCCGAAAGGCCCTGTTCGCCTCCGGTGAGGCCGTCGTCGCCGGCACCAAGGTGGACGGGAAGCAGTACCTGAAGTTCACCCTCCTCAACCCGCAGACCACGACGGCCGACATCGCGGCCGTCCTCGACCTTCTCGCCGCACATGCCGAGCAGTTCCTGGGAGAATCCCTTGCCCTCCACCGCTGAGACCCACGACTTCATCGGCATCGGCGTCGGTCCGTTCAACCTCGGACTCGCCTGCCTGACCGCCCCGCTCGACGAGATCGACGGTCTCTTCATCGAGTCGAAGCCGCACTTCGAGTGGCACGCCGGCATGTTCCTGGACGGCGCCCACCTGCAGACGCCCTTCATGTCGGACCTGGTCACGCTCGCCGACCCGACCTCGCCCTTCTCCTTCCTGAACTACCTGAAGGACAAGGACCGGCTGTACTCCTTCTACATCCGGGAGAACTTCTACCCGCTGCGGGCCGAGTACAACGACTACTGCCGCTGGGCCGCCGACCGCCTCGACAACGTCCGCTGGTCCACCTCGGTCACCGAGGTCACCTACGACGAGCAGGCCGGCCTGTACGAGGTCCACACGGACAAGGGCGAGACCCACCGGGCCCCCCGCCTGGTCCTGGGCACCGGCACCCCGCCGCACGTCCCGCCGACCTGCGAGGGCCTCGGCGGCGACTTCCTGCACAACTCCGCCTACATGCAGAACAAGGCGGAGCTGCAGAAGAAGAAGTCGATCACCCTCATCGGCTCCGGCCAGAGCGCGGCCGAGATCTACTACGACCTCCTCGCCGAGATCGACGTCCACGGCTACCAGCTCAACTGGGTGACCCGCTCCCCGCGCTTCTTCCCGCTGGAGTACACCAAGCTGACCCTGGAGATGACCTCCCCCGAGTACGTGGACTACTTCCACGCGCTCCCCGAGGACACCCGGTACCGGCTGGAGACCCAGCAGAAGAACCTCTTCAAGGGCATCGACGGCGACCTCATCAACGCCATCTTCGACCTGCTCTACCAGAAGAAGATCAGCATGCCTGGCGCCGTCCCGACCACCCTGCTGACCAACACCTCCCTGAACAGCACCGCGTACGACACCACCACGGGCACGTACACGCTGGGGCTGCGCCAGGAGGAGCAGGAGCGGGACTTCTCCCTCACCTCCGAGGGCCTCGTCCTGGCCACCGGCTACAAGTACACCTTCCCGGAGTTCCTGAACCCGGTGCGCGACCGGCTGAACTTCGACGGACACGGCCGTCTCGACGCCGCCCGCAACTACAGCATCGACACCACGGGCCGCGGGGTCTACCTGCAGAACGGCACCACCCACAACCACTCCCTCACCTCGCCCGACCTGGGCATGGCGGCGTACCGGAACGCGTACATCGTCGGTGAGCTCCTCGGCCGCGAGCACTACAAGGTCGAGAAGTCCATCGCGTTCCAGCAGTTCGCCGCCCCGGAAGGCACCCTCTGATGAGCACCACCGAACTCCTCTTCTCCCGCACCGACACGGAACTCGGCTCCTTCGCCGTGCGCCCCCTGGACCCCTTCGCGGACGCGGAGCTGCTCCACGGCTGGGTCACCCACCCGAAGGCCTCGTT encodes:
- a CDS encoding lysine N(6)-hydroxylase/L-ornithine N(5)-oxygenase family protein, which produces MPSTAETHDFIGIGVGPFNLGLACLTAPLDEIDGLFIESKPHFEWHAGMFLDGAHLQTPFMSDLVTLADPTSPFSFLNYLKDKDRLYSFYIRENFYPLRAEYNDYCRWAADRLDNVRWSTSVTEVTYDEQAGLYEVHTDKGETHRAPRLVLGTGTPPHVPPTCEGLGGDFLHNSAYMQNKAELQKKKSITLIGSGQSAAEIYYDLLAEIDVHGYQLNWVTRSPRFFPLEYTKLTLEMTSPEYVDYFHALPEDTRYRLETQQKNLFKGIDGDLINAIFDLLYQKKISMPGAVPTTLLTNTSLNSTAYDTTTGTYTLGLRQEEQERDFSLTSEGLVLATGYKYTFPEFLNPVRDRLNFDGHGRLDAARNYSIDTTGRGVYLQNGTTHNHSLTSPDLGMAAYRNAYIVGELLGREHYKVEKSIAFQQFAAPEGTL
- a CDS encoding pyridoxal phosphate-dependent decarboxylase family protein, whose protein sequence is MRSHLLNETTADLYRRSVTEGVERVAAKLATTQRPHTGISVDELAPVINGIDLDKPLADAAAVLDELEDVYLRDAVYFHHPRYLGHLNCPVVIPAVLGEAILSAVNSSLDTWDQSIGGTLIERRLIDWTTERIGLGPAADGIFTSGGSQSNFHALLLARDEACRLVMKKALDEGRELTKAELLPKLRIFTSEASHFSVQKSAAMLGLGYEAVISVPVDRNRRMDTAVLALELEECASEGLFPMAVVATAGTTDFGSIDPLPEIARLADEHSAWMHVDAAYGCGLLASPTRRHLLDGIERADSVTVDYHKSFFQPVSSSAMLVRDRDTLKHATYHADYLNPRRMAEERIPNQVDKSIQTTRRFDALKLWVTLRVMGADGIGSLFDEVIDLAAAGWDVIDADPRFEVVVKPQISTLVFRYVPEGGDIRADLVDEANLHARKALFASGEAVVAGTKVDGKQYLKFTLLNPQTTTADIAAVLDLLAAHAEQFLGESLALHR